A stretch of Cytobacillus sp. IB215665 DNA encodes these proteins:
- a CDS encoding ABC transporter permease — MIWTIYKKELIDSLRDRKTIMLSILIPMLFSLGMVFFYEAFFFKDSTENYTVAVENTIDDKTYDWFSNLESVTVSKVTDPIQTVKDGEATIALYADQDFLNQIEQGGSPAIDIYVDQFSQKGELATSTINSHLNTLKETVQQKRYEDYNLDADAFEPFLFSINSISESEEDTSSFLLSILAPLIIVMSIITGGIPTSNDLFAGEKERNTMEALLMTPVKRTNILFGKWLTVSTLSTFSGIFATVMFVITTKLFTEGLTNVIPDDKVAPFIGVMSIGILAFAPLISSIMMMLSLLANTVKEAGNYVSPLSMLAMIPFFLLMGLSVNEITTTHFLIPFFNIFALIKQLIFGVYSIESIGMVVASSVLVIAILFLLGSFMFKKDRWVLGKGA; from the coding sequence ATGATTTGGACAATTTACAAAAAAGAATTAATTGATTCGCTTCGTGATCGCAAGACAATCATGCTTAGTATTCTCATTCCAATGTTATTTAGCTTAGGGATGGTGTTTTTCTACGAGGCATTCTTCTTTAAAGACTCAACCGAAAACTATACAGTTGCTGTAGAGAACACGATAGATGATAAAACATATGATTGGTTTTCTAATTTAGAAAGTGTAACTGTGTCAAAGGTGACCGATCCTATCCAAACTGTGAAAGACGGAGAAGCAACGATTGCCTTATATGCAGACCAAGATTTTCTTAACCAGATTGAACAAGGTGGGTCACCTGCTATTGATATATACGTAGATCAATTTAGTCAAAAAGGCGAGCTAGCTACCAGTACGATAAACTCTCACCTAAACACTTTAAAAGAAACCGTCCAACAAAAGAGGTATGAAGATTATAATTTAGACGCTGATGCATTTGAACCCTTTCTTTTCTCGATTAATAGCATTTCTGAATCTGAGGAAGATACATCAAGCTTTCTCCTAAGCATTCTTGCTCCACTAATTATTGTGATGTCTATTATTACGGGTGGAATTCCTACTAGTAATGATTTATTTGCGGGTGAGAAAGAAAGAAACACGATGGAAGCATTATTAATGACACCAGTAAAACGCACAAACATACTTTTTGGTAAATGGTTAACCGTTTCTACCTTAAGTACGTTTAGTGGAATTTTTGCTACAGTGATGTTCGTTATTACGACCAAATTATTTACCGAAGGACTAACGAATGTTATACCAGACGACAAAGTGGCACCATTCATCGGGGTTATGAGTATTGGAATTTTAGCTTTTGCTCCCTTAATTTCTAGCATAATGATGATGCTAAGTCTATTAGCAAATACAGTTAAGGAAGCAGGAAACTATGTATCGCCTTTGTCTATGTTAGCGATGATTCCATTCTTTCTACTAATGGGCTTATCTGTAAATGAAATAACTACAACCCATTTTCTCATTCCATTTTTCAATATTTTCGCATTAATTAAACAATTAATTTTCGGTGTGTATTCTATTGAAAGCATAGGAATGGTAGTAGCAAGCTCAGTTCTCGTTATCGCTATCTTATTTTTACTTGGCTCATTCATGTTCAAAAAAGACCGCTGGGTATTAGGAAAAGGAGCGTGA
- a CDS encoding DUF5692 family protein, translated as MCKLARLKLSFIFGLIFMLFFSFSTSNVVFASEANADELLGTWQMIVDGESGEGAFFYRFEFKDNNKVTVIKQYGGHNVEEVKSWTLNESVLSMTSETGALITEFDNISLIVNKDGDLSYKNGFYEGVAKEHNSPLSIFHWVMILIVLMGLNELFRKSKWAGIIFFFVLPIALLPIWTSYGVTYWFKWVKVYSVVGASVWFILMRYSKLGGLTSAKLVAALFLALNIGEAVTQDFTMGYLPNILNGIAGVLSIATLFYGFKGIYIDNSKEKDMLWPKMPLLWIIAYDIWNWVFVYLNFPGSASAQFMVLLSCTLPAMFIKKGTWLQARAFTLAAWFMYYFTFPRFTESVELLVPRNDFLMLSVAVISLVANGAYAYVYVKRVVKMKKQGEFALV; from the coding sequence ATGTGTAAACTGGCACGTTTGAAACTAAGTTTTATTTTTGGATTAATTTTTATGTTATTTTTTAGTTTTTCAACTTCTAATGTCGTATTCGCAAGTGAAGCTAATGCAGATGAACTGTTAGGAACATGGCAAATGATAGTAGATGGAGAATCTGGAGAGGGGGCATTTTTCTATCGTTTTGAATTTAAGGATAATAATAAAGTGACTGTAATTAAGCAATATGGTGGTCATAATGTAGAAGAAGTAAAGTCATGGACATTAAACGAATCTGTTTTAAGTATGACTAGTGAAACAGGTGCACTAATTACTGAGTTTGATAATATATCACTTATAGTTAATAAAGATGGAGATTTATCATACAAAAATGGGTTTTATGAAGGCGTTGCCAAAGAGCATAATAGTCCCTTATCAATTTTTCATTGGGTAATGATTCTAATTGTTTTAATGGGCTTAAACGAATTGTTTAGAAAATCAAAATGGGCTGGAATCATCTTTTTTTTCGTTTTACCGATAGCCTTATTGCCTATTTGGACAAGTTACGGTGTTACTTATTGGTTCAAATGGGTAAAAGTATATTCTGTTGTAGGTGCAAGTGTATGGTTCATTTTAATGAGATATTCGAAGCTTGGTGGACTTACTTCTGCAAAACTAGTAGCAGCATTATTTTTAGCATTAAACATTGGAGAGGCAGTAACACAAGATTTTACTATGGGATATTTACCTAACATTTTAAATGGTATAGCAGGTGTGTTGTCAATTGCTACGCTATTTTATGGATTTAAAGGAATATATATTGATAATAGTAAAGAGAAGGATATGCTGTGGCCGAAAATGCCTCTTTTATGGATAATCGCTTATGATATTTGGAATTGGGTATTTGTTTATTTAAATTTCCCTGGATCAGCTTCTGCTCAATTTATGGTGCTACTATCTTGTACATTACCTGCTATGTTCATTAAAAAAGGCACATGGTTACAAGCGCGTGCATTCACATTGGCAGCTTGGTTTATGTATTATTTTACATTTCCAAGATTTACTGAATCAGTGGAATTATTAGTACCGCGTAACGATTTTTTAATGCTTTCAGTAGCTGTAATTAGTTTAGTAGCAAACGGGGCATATGCATACGTTTATGTGAAGAGAGTTGTGAAAATGAAGAAGCAAGGTGAATTTGCTCTCGTTTAA
- the queE gene encoding 7-carboxy-7-deazaguanine synthase QueE: MEKTIPVLEIFGPTIQGEGMVIGQKTMFVRTAGCDYACSWCDSAFTWDGSAKSEIEQLSSEEIWQRLVELGGNRFNHVTISGGNPALLKNLEHLLTLLKEKGIRVGLETQGSVWQDWFLLIDDLTISPKPPSSEMKTNFEKLDFIIDRLVSRGRQQHVSLKVVVFDDKDLEYAKMVHKRYEHINFYLQVGNEDVMSEDPAIVNKLLHKYEWLVQKTIDSPELNDVKVLPQLHTLVWGNKRGV, translated from the coding sequence ATGGAAAAAACAATCCCAGTATTAGAAATTTTTGGTCCTACAATCCAAGGTGAAGGCATGGTTATCGGTCAGAAAACGATGTTTGTTCGTACAGCAGGATGTGATTACGCATGTAGTTGGTGTGATTCTGCTTTTACATGGGACGGGTCTGCAAAAAGTGAAATAGAGCAACTATCTTCGGAGGAAATATGGCAGCGACTAGTTGAACTTGGAGGAAATCGATTTAACCATGTTACAATTTCTGGAGGAAATCCAGCATTACTTAAGAATCTTGAACACCTACTAACCTTGCTTAAAGAAAAGGGGATTAGAGTAGGGTTAGAAACACAAGGAAGTGTTTGGCAGGATTGGTTTCTACTAATCGATGATTTAACTATATCACCTAAACCACCTAGTTCTGAAATGAAGACGAATTTTGAGAAACTAGATTTTATTATTGACAGGTTAGTCAGTAGAGGCAGACAACAGCATGTAAGTCTAAAAGTGGTAGTATTTGATGATAAGGACCTAGAATATGCAAAAATGGTACACAAGCGTTATGAACATATTAATTTTTATCTGCAGGTAGGTAATGAGGACGTTATGTCAGAGGATCCAGCCATTGTTAATAAACTACTTCACAAATATGAATGGTTAGTTCAAAAAACAATAGATTCTCCTGAATTGAATGACGTAAAAGTATTGCCACAGCTACATACACTCGTATGGGGCAATAAACGGGGTGTATAA
- a CDS encoding sensor histidine kinase: MNLKIFHTSMIFIVLLLSSLTVIHKLFLSINVTITFLIVYAVVWLFLWKKVQKIFFQVEVILLLSSILWLIQIIIVFLQFYSNKPIVFTSLWVVNMLVECFRWSSLGKIQLLLLNDSVLQEEKMSIQDAFREIRSQRHDVMKHMNVFQYMLEEERLIEARSYVESLIGEYENVNLTIKGEKGHITAHLHHYYVEAMKEGIDVTYQLQVPLTLLPMSNLNQSKLVSNLLENSVEAAVGYSRVHKEGSVVLKSSMVSGFYILESVNHTQHIPKQIIDSLFTSYGRSSKGKHRGLGTTIINDIINEYHGKITYKYDSPFLYIKIKMPIVKS, encoded by the coding sequence GTGAACTTAAAGATATTTCATACGAGTATGATCTTTATTGTACTTTTATTATCATCATTAACAGTTATACATAAATTATTTCTATCTATTAACGTGACAATTACATTCTTAATCGTCTATGCTGTTGTGTGGTTGTTTCTATGGAAGAAGGTTCAAAAAATATTCTTCCAAGTAGAGGTTATTTTATTGTTAAGTAGCATACTTTGGCTCATTCAAATTATCATAGTGTTTCTTCAATTTTATAGTAATAAGCCTATCGTGTTTACTAGTTTATGGGTCGTTAATATGTTAGTTGAATGTTTCAGATGGTCATCATTGGGTAAAATACAGCTTTTATTATTGAATGATTCAGTTTTGCAAGAAGAGAAGATGAGTATACAAGATGCTTTTCGAGAAATCAGGAGTCAAAGGCATGACGTGATGAAGCATATGAATGTTTTTCAATACATGCTTGAAGAAGAAAGATTAATAGAGGCGAGATCATACGTTGAATCGCTGATAGGTGAATACGAAAATGTTAATTTGACCATTAAAGGTGAAAAAGGACATATCACAGCACACTTACATCATTATTATGTCGAGGCTATGAAAGAAGGGATAGATGTAACCTATCAGTTACAAGTTCCACTAACACTATTACCAATGAGCAACTTAAATCAAAGTAAGTTAGTTAGTAATTTACTTGAAAATAGTGTCGAAGCTGCCGTTGGATATTCAAGAGTTCATAAAGAAGGTTCTGTCGTATTGAAGTCATCAATGGTAAGTGGTTTTTACATACTTGAGTCAGTAAATCACACCCAGCATATTCCAAAACAAATTATCGATTCTTTATTTACATCATATGGTCGGTCTTCAAAAGGAAAACATAGAGGGCTCGGTACGACAATTATAAATGATATTATTAATGAGTATCACGGTAAAATAACTTACAAGTATGATTCACCATTTTTATATATTAAAATTAAAATGCCAATTGTTAAAAGTTAA
- a CDS encoding ATP-binding cassette domain-containing protein: MIEVKNVSKQFKEKKKTIAAVKDVSFSISKGEIVGLLGENGAGKTTLLRMISTIMEPTNGSIKINGIDISKKTMGIKQQIGVLFGSETGLYDRLSARENLAYFASLYGISKHETNVRIDQLAVRFGMKDYIDRKVGGYSKGMRQKVAIARTLIHDPDIILFDEPTTGLDITSANMFRELVHQLRKEGKTIIFSSHIMEEVKMLCQSIIMIHKGELVYQGAIDELYKQEESEDLNYIFMSRLVRGA; the protein is encoded by the coding sequence ATGATCGAAGTGAAAAACGTATCCAAACAATTTAAGGAAAAGAAAAAGACGATTGCGGCTGTAAAGGATGTTTCTTTTTCTATTTCAAAGGGTGAGATCGTTGGTCTATTAGGAGAAAATGGTGCAGGGAAAACAACTTTGTTAAGAATGATATCAACAATTATGGAGCCTACAAATGGATCTATAAAGATTAATGGTATTGATATATCCAAGAAAACAATGGGTATAAAGCAGCAAATCGGCGTTTTATTCGGCAGTGAAACTGGATTGTACGATCGCCTTTCAGCAAGAGAAAATTTAGCATATTTCGCTTCACTTTACGGTATTAGTAAGCACGAAACGAATGTCCGTATAGATCAATTAGCTGTGCGCTTTGGTATGAAGGATTATATCGACAGAAAAGTTGGTGGATACTCTAAAGGAATGCGCCAAAAGGTAGCAATCGCAAGAACACTTATTCATGATCCTGACATTATTTTATTTGATGAACCTACTACAGGCCTTGATATTACGTCAGCAAATATGTTTCGCGAATTAGTTCACCAACTCCGTAAAGAGGGTAAAACAATTATTTTCTCAAGCCACATTATGGAAGAGGTAAAGATGTTATGTCAGTCAATTATTATGATTCATAAAGGTGAGCTCGTATATCAAGGTGCTATTGATGAACTGTATAAACAAGAAGAAAGTGAAGATTTAAATTATATATTTATGTCAAGATTAGTGAGAGGTGCTTAA
- a CDS encoding YfzA family protein, with product MSGTKKTYNTNLAKRWMITIGIFLIVQLIFIAVDGTFLEPNINDSDHLIAKFGRWVLESKLFTQWITPYSFPFFNLFMTIYVFALLVHAGLDIVSIMLSKK from the coding sequence ATGTCAGGTACAAAAAAAACATATAATACTAACCTAGCAAAACGCTGGATGATAACCATTGGGATATTTTTAATTGTTCAATTGATCTTTATCGCAGTTGATGGCACTTTCCTAGAGCCAAACATTAATGATAGTGATCATTTAATTGCTAAGTTTGGGAGATGGGTTCTGGAGTCGAAACTATTTACACAATGGATTACGCCATATTCCTTTCCGTTTTTTAATTTGTTTATGACAATTTATGTTTTTGCTTTGCTCGTTCATGCAGGACTAGACATCGTATCAATTATGTTATCAAAAAAATAA
- the queD gene encoding 6-carboxytetrahydropterin synthase QueD produces MIQQIYPQVQHPYQFELNKDMQFAAAHFVPHDEAGKCRELHGHTYFVNITIAGDDLDHTGFLVNFQQVKKLIHGKFDHTVINDHKELFNDQNPNDFPTTEVVAKKIWEIIQEHLNTLPNSPKCLQVFVRETPTSYVVYRPKAGDR; encoded by the coding sequence ATGATTCAACAAATCTATCCTCAAGTACAACACCCTTATCAATTTGAATTAAATAAGGATATGCAATTCGCAGCTGCGCATTTCGTTCCGCATGATGAGGCAGGAAAATGTAGGGAATTACACGGACATACGTACTTTGTGAATATAACGATTGCTGGTGATGATCTTGATCATACAGGTTTCCTAGTTAATTTTCAGCAAGTGAAAAAACTTATTCACGGCAAATTTGATCATACTGTAATAAATGATCATAAAGAATTATTTAATGATCAAAACCCAAATGATTTTCCTACAACAGAAGTTGTTGCAAAAAAGATATGGGAAATTATTCAGGAACATTTAAATACGTTGCCAAATAGCCCGAAATGCCTTCAAGTTTTTGTTCGTGAAACACCTACGAGTTATGTTGTATATCGTCCAAAAGCTGGTGATCGATGA
- the queC gene encoding 7-cyano-7-deazaguanine synthase QueC, with protein sequence MKNEKAVVVFSGGQDSTTCLFWAMKRYKTVEAVTFQYNQRHDNEIEVAKNIANELGIKHTVLDMSLLSQLAPNALTRDDIAIEEKEGELPTTFVDGRNLLFLSFAAVLAKQTGAKHIITGVCETDFSGYPDCRDVFIKSLNVTLNLAMDYQFVIHTPLMWLDKAETWELADELGAFDFVQKKTLTCYNGIIAEGCGECPACKLRKRGLEQYVSTKNRGENKS encoded by the coding sequence ATGAAAAATGAAAAAGCTGTTGTAGTTTTTAGCGGAGGACAAGATAGTACTACTTGCCTTTTCTGGGCAATGAAAAGATATAAGACTGTTGAAGCAGTTACGTTTCAATATAATCAACGACATGACAATGAAATTGAAGTGGCAAAAAACATTGCCAATGAATTGGGTATAAAACATACAGTTCTTGATATGAGCCTTCTCAGCCAATTGGCTCCAAATGCATTAACACGTGATGATATTGCTATTGAAGAAAAAGAAGGTGAATTGCCTACTACGTTTGTTGATGGTAGGAATTTATTATTCTTGTCTTTTGCTGCTGTGCTAGCGAAACAAACTGGTGCTAAACATATTATTACTGGTGTTTGTGAAACAGATTTTAGTGGATATCCAGATTGTCGAGATGTGTTTATTAAATCATTAAATGTTACGTTGAATCTCGCTATGGACTATCAATTCGTTATTCACACACCTCTCATGTGGCTTGATAAAGCAGAAACGTGGGAATTGGCAGACGAATTAGGCGCATTTGATTTCGTACAAAAGAAAACTTTAACATGTTATAACGGCATAATTGCCGAAGGTTGTGGGGAGTGCCCTGCATGTAAATTGCGTAAAAGAGGCCTTGAACAATACGTTTCTACGAAAAATAGGGGTGAAAACAAGTCATGA
- a CDS encoding DUF2268 domain-containing putative Zn-dependent protease (predicted Zn-dependent protease with a strongly conserved HExxH motif), with protein MNKTIMGFAATIALLFLYACSPTNEERGITDEKEEVNKESLILSFKNPQTNQEFKIVKAYKLFEGLREKTEESSERSKLDVYKEVVIDPIYQDCFANAEYPNMADSILHSAPDLFTPLTILGEKIEEKQVEKAIQQALIKSSNILPSSKETTVCLFTTTNSNTSPMFTVGAGKIIILYNYYFDNNFIKAGTAHEYHHSVWTERYLNNDKPFTVLDNIIFEGKAVTFEKLIYPEVELTRINESYDKENWEKIKNNLHTVNLNRALEIIRGENGLPLGYGYSEGYKMVQSYLDLHPELSPEEWTPIEAREIFDDGNYIDNYQ; from the coding sequence ATGAACAAAACGATTATGGGTTTCGCTGCTACAATAGCGCTCTTATTTTTATACGCTTGCTCACCAACAAATGAGGAGAGAGGTATAACGGATGAAAAGGAGGAAGTGAACAAAGAAAGCCTCATTTTATCATTTAAAAATCCTCAAACGAATCAAGAATTTAAAATCGTGAAAGCTTATAAGCTTTTTGAAGGATTACGAGAAAAAACAGAAGAAAGCTCTGAGCGTTCTAAGTTGGATGTATATAAGGAAGTGGTTATTGACCCCATTTATCAAGACTGTTTTGCGAACGCAGAATATCCAAATATGGCGGATTCAATTTTACATTCAGCACCCGATTTGTTCACACCGTTGACTATACTAGGTGAAAAAATTGAGGAAAAACAAGTTGAGAAAGCCATACAGCAAGCGTTAATCAAATCATCCAATATTCTTCCATCTTCAAAGGAAACTACAGTGTGTCTGTTTACCACCACTAACTCTAATACTTCGCCTATGTTTACGGTTGGAGCTGGGAAAATTATTATTCTATACAACTACTATTTTGACAATAATTTCATTAAAGCAGGAACTGCTCATGAATATCATCATAGTGTTTGGACAGAGAGATACTTAAATAACGATAAACCTTTCACTGTTTTAGATAATATCATCTTTGAAGGGAAGGCCGTCACGTTCGAAAAGTTAATATACCCTGAAGTTGAATTGACCCGAATAAATGAGAGCTATGACAAAGAAAACTGGGAAAAAATCAAAAACAATCTTCATACAGTTAATTTGAATAGGGCTTTAGAAATAATCAGAGGTGAAAATGGGTTACCTCTTGGTTACGGTTATAGCGAAGGTTATAAAATGGTACAATCCTATCTCGATTTACACCCAGAACTTTCGCCAGAAGAGTGGACTCCTATTGAAGCCAGAGAAATTTTCGACGATGGCAACTATATAGATAACTACCAATAA
- the queF gene encoding preQ(1) synthase, with the protein MQGRKDEELKDITLLGNQGTNYIFEYSPDILEAFDNKHTNRDYFVKMNFPEFTSLCPKTGQPDFATIYISYIPDVKMVESKSLKLYLFSFRNHGDFHEDCMNIIMNDLIKLMQPRYIEVWGKFTPRGGISIDPYCNYGIPGTKYEEMANYRLMNHDLYPEKIDNR; encoded by the coding sequence ATGCAAGGAAGAAAAGATGAAGAACTTAAGGATATAACGCTATTAGGAAACCAAGGAACAAACTATATATTTGAATATTCACCTGACATTTTAGAGGCTTTTGATAATAAACATACGAATAGAGATTACTTCGTAAAAATGAATTTTCCTGAATTTACTAGCCTGTGTCCAAAAACCGGTCAACCAGACTTTGCAACTATTTACATTAGCTATATTCCAGATGTAAAAATGGTGGAAAGTAAATCTCTTAAACTATATTTATTTAGTTTTAGAAATCACGGAGATTTCCATGAAGATTGCATGAATATTATTATGAATGATTTAATTAAACTGATGCAACCAAGATACATCGAAGTATGGGGTAAATTCACTCCTAGAGGTGGTATCAGTATTGATCCTTACTGTAATTACGGCATTCCTGGCACTAAATATGAAGAAATGGCTAACTACAGATTAATGAATCATGACCTATATCCAGAGAAGATTGATAACAGATAA
- a CDS encoding LytTR family DNA-binding domain-containing protein encodes MVKVGLVDDHKYDLEKLEALLRKEEMFSIHFSTTDSEEAYEFIKKNEIDLLITDIEMPKLSGYELADFIQTYALDIKVIFLTGHSGYAVHAFELDVLDYILKPYSKDRLMKGMNRYKRHMAPTKDEGKLVLKQKSEMNFIDKKNILFIERTGRSSKLVTIDGEFETYQSLSDLEDQLNNRNFIRSHRSFIINLHYVKNFSIYAKNSFSISFQHTNQTAIITKSKLEYVQENYF; translated from the coding sequence ATGGTGAAGGTTGGTCTAGTTGACGATCATAAGTACGATTTGGAGAAACTTGAAGCATTATTAAGAAAAGAAGAGATGTTCTCGATTCATTTTTCAACAACTGATTCTGAAGAAGCTTATGAGTTTATTAAGAAGAATGAGATAGATCTCCTGATCACCGATATTGAAATGCCAAAGCTTTCAGGTTATGAATTAGCTGATTTTATTCAAACTTATGCTTTGGACATAAAAGTAATTTTTTTAACTGGTCATAGTGGATACGCTGTTCATGCATTCGAATTGGATGTTCTTGACTATATTTTAAAGCCATACTCTAAAGATAGACTAATGAAAGGTATGAATAGATATAAAAGGCATATGGCACCAACAAAAGATGAAGGGAAGTTAGTGTTAAAACAAAAATCTGAAATGAACTTCATTGATAAAAAAAACATTCTCTTTATTGAAAGAACAGGTCGATCATCAAAGTTAGTTACTATAGATGGAGAGTTTGAAACGTACCAATCATTAAGCGATTTAGAAGATCAGTTGAATAACCGAAATTTCATTCGCTCTCACCGATCTTTTATTATTAACCTACATTACGTAAAAAATTTCTCAATATATGCTAAAAATTCTTTTTCTATCTCTTTTCAGCATACGAATCAAACAGCGATTATTACCAAAAGTAAACTTGAATACGTGCAAGAAAATTATTTTTAA